One genomic segment of Jaculus jaculus isolate mJacJac1 chromosome 2, mJacJac1.mat.Y.cur, whole genome shotgun sequence includes these proteins:
- the Hsbp1l1 gene encoding heat shock factor-binding protein 1-like protein 1 isoform X1, with product MDAPAPEAPGGDSLRDAAENLLQDFEERFQALTATLSHRMEEMGNRIAELQKNVNDLMVQAGIENSVKEQMVRS from the exons ATGGACGCACCGGCGCCGGAGGCCCCAGGCGGGGACTCGCTGCGGGACGCG GCAGAAAATCTACTTCAGGACTTTGAAGAGCGTTTCCAAGCGCTTACCGCAACATTGAGCCACAGAA TGGAAGAAATGGGAAATCGCATAGCGGAGTTACAGAAGAATGTGAATGACTTAATGGTACAAGCTGGGATTGAGAATTCCGTGAAAGAACAAATGGTAAGGTCTTAA
- the Hsbp1l1 gene encoding heat shock factor-binding protein 1-like protein 1 isoform X2 yields MDAPAPEAPGGDSLRDAAENLLQDFEERFQALTATLSHRMEEMGNRIAELQKNVNDLMVQAGIENSVKEQMT; encoded by the exons ATGGACGCACCGGCGCCGGAGGCCCCAGGCGGGGACTCGCTGCGGGACGCG GCAGAAAATCTACTTCAGGACTTTGAAGAGCGTTTCCAAGCGCTTACCGCAACATTGAGCCACAGAA TGGAAGAAATGGGAAATCGCATAGCGGAGTTACAGAAGAATGTGAATGACTTAATGGTACAAGCTGGGATTGAGAATTCCGTGAAAGAACAAATG